A DNA window from Maribellus comscasis contains the following coding sequences:
- a CDS encoding DUF5916 domain-containing protein, with amino-acid sequence MYRNYLLILFFSISFLSESLVAESQDFNYTLSDDSLVNHHASIKRVYYATRTKLKPKVDGKLDDECWKVVGKWDGGFIQQQPHQANAPSQQTEIKILYDDTYLYFAIVCHDDEPDKISPILGRRDENNGDMAGIALDSYNDKQTAFEFNVTAAGQKVDLMHLGEYGWDFNWDAVWDGKSSVGDSAWYAEMRVPFTQLRFANKEEHVWGMHIWRWIHRLSEEDQWKLIPVDAPAMVYIFGELRGIKDIPFKRNFEVLPYVKSKYISDAHDKFKFGGGLDGKIAVTSDFTLDYTVNPDFGQVEADPSVLNLTSYEVFYDEKRPFFLEGNNILEYGAGSDLLFYSRRIGHAPSYEPEYTDGVNSISVPDNTSIINALKLTGKNKKGLSLGIINSMTANEQATLYSNNGSSKEAVEPFTNYFIGRVKKDFNKGNTVLGGLVTSTIRNIKDDHLDFLADNSTVGGVDFEHNWKNRKYFVNLKSFYSQVNGSTNAISSLQKNSRHYFQRPDADHLEYDQELTALEGWGGEISGGKRSGKIRLTGGFDWRSPGVELNDLGYLRQADYIDQNLDFLYWINKPKGILRSYYIGAEQVHHWSYGGENIGDELNINSRIQFKNRWRLDLIFDREFNTIDTRQLRGGPSLRIDNKTRGRINLQTDPGKDVILGFSGYWTRFDDKITQGNYSQFYIQWLISNRFTVTARTTYSNEVDNSQYIMQKEIADKEEYIVGKLDRKTLYTTLRAELFVTPELSLQYYGSPYASTGKFLDYRKVTDSKSKDLNNRYTFLNIEEGDERLLLDENSNLVLNLTEDNQDFNFQEFNSNLVLRWEYKTGSTFYFVWTNNRSRYENVYNPSIGNSLKGISKVAAQNAFMIKLSYWFSL; translated from the coding sequence ATGTATAGGAATTACCTCTTAATACTTTTTTTTAGTATATCTTTTTTATCTGAATCTCTGGTAGCTGAATCTCAGGATTTTAATTATACACTTTCCGATGATTCATTGGTGAATCATCATGCAAGCATTAAAAGGGTATATTATGCAACACGAACTAAACTAAAACCCAAAGTTGACGGTAAGCTGGATGACGAATGCTGGAAAGTAGTCGGGAAGTGGGATGGAGGATTTATTCAGCAGCAACCACATCAGGCAAACGCTCCCTCTCAGCAAACTGAAATAAAAATACTTTATGATGACACCTATTTGTATTTTGCAATTGTTTGTCATGACGATGAACCGGATAAGATAAGTCCGATTTTGGGCCGTCGTGATGAAAATAATGGTGATATGGCAGGAATAGCGCTTGACTCCTACAACGATAAACAAACGGCCTTTGAGTTTAATGTAACTGCTGCAGGCCAAAAAGTGGATCTAATGCATTTGGGGGAATATGGCTGGGATTTTAACTGGGATGCCGTTTGGGATGGAAAGTCCTCGGTTGGAGACTCAGCCTGGTATGCTGAAATGAGGGTACCTTTTACGCAGCTGCGTTTTGCAAACAAAGAAGAACATGTTTGGGGAATGCATATCTGGCGGTGGATACACAGGTTGAGTGAGGAAGATCAGTGGAAATTAATTCCTGTTGATGCACCAGCCATGGTATATATATTTGGAGAATTGAGAGGAATAAAAGATATCCCTTTTAAACGGAATTTTGAGGTTTTGCCCTATGTAAAATCAAAATACATTTCTGATGCTCATGACAAATTCAAATTTGGCGGTGGTCTGGACGGGAAAATTGCAGTTACTTCCGACTTTACCCTCGATTATACCGTTAACCCGGATTTTGGGCAGGTTGAAGCAGATCCCTCAGTTTTGAATTTAACTTCGTATGAAGTTTTTTATGATGAAAAACGACCTTTTTTTCTGGAAGGAAACAATATTCTGGAATATGGAGCGGGCTCTGATTTGCTTTTTTATTCAAGACGAATAGGACATGCGCCAAGCTATGAGCCAGAATATACTGATGGTGTTAATTCAATTTCAGTTCCGGATAATACTTCAATTATAAACGCCCTGAAGCTTACGGGAAAAAACAAAAAGGGGCTTTCACTGGGTATTATTAATAGTATGACGGCAAACGAACAGGCAACACTTTACTCCAATAATGGAAGTTCAAAAGAAGCCGTTGAGCCGTTTACTAATTATTTCATTGGTCGGGTTAAAAAGGATTTTAATAAAGGAAACACTGTGCTGGGCGGATTGGTAACTTCAACCATTAGAAATATAAAAGATGATCATCTTGATTTTTTGGCTGATAACTCGACTGTCGGTGGAGTTGATTTTGAGCACAACTGGAAAAACCGGAAATATTTTGTGAATCTTAAGAGCTTTTATTCACAGGTTAATGGAAGTACCAATGCAATATCGAGTTTGCAAAAAAATTCCAGACACTATTTCCAAAGACCTGATGCTGATCATCTGGAATATGACCAGGAGTTGACTGCTTTGGAAGGTTGGGGAGGCGAAATTAGTGGAGGAAAAAGAAGCGGTAAGATTCGGCTGACCGGCGGTTTTGACTGGCGGTCTCCCGGAGTTGAATTAAATGATTTGGGATATTTAAGACAAGCAGATTACATCGATCAGAATCTCGATTTTTTATATTGGATAAACAAACCTAAGGGAATTCTTCGAAGTTACTACATTGGTGCCGAACAGGTGCATCATTGGAGTTACGGCGGTGAAAATATTGGAGATGAGTTAAATATAAACTCACGTATTCAATTCAAAAACCGCTGGCGGCTCGATCTGATTTTTGATCGCGAATTTAATACAATCGATACCCGACAATTGAGAGGTGGCCCTTCGCTAAGAATTGACAATAAAACAAGGGGGCGGATTAATTTACAAACCGATCCGGGGAAAGACGTTATTTTAGGATTCAGCGGATATTGGACACGTTTTGATGATAAAATAACCCAGGGAAATTATTCTCAGTTTTATATTCAATGGTTAATTAGTAACCGCTTTACTGTTACAGCGCGGACAACATATAGCAACGAAGTTGACAACAGTCAGTATATAATGCAAAAAGAAATAGCGGATAAAGAGGAATACATTGTAGGAAAACTGGATCGAAAAACGTTGTATACAACCTTACGCGCCGAACTGTTTGTTACACCTGAATTATCGCTTCAATATTACGGCAGCCCTTATGCATCTACCGGAAAATTTCTTGACTATAGAAAAGTCACTGATTCCAAATCGAAAGATTTAAACAACAGGTATACCTTCTTAAATATTGAAGAAGGAGATGAGCGTTTACTGCTAGACGAAAATTCAAATTTGGTTTTAAATCTTACCGAGGATAATCAGGATTTTAATTTTCAGGAATTTAATTCCAATCTGGTTTTACGGTGGGAATACAAAACCGGTTCAACATTTTATTTTGTCTGGACAAATAACAGGTCCCGTTACGAGAATGTATACAATCCTTCAATTGGCAACAGTTTAAAAGGAATTTCAAAAGTGGCTGCTCAAAATGCTTTTATGATAAAACTGAGTTACTGGTTCTCTCTTTAA